In one Juglans regia cultivar Chandler chromosome 11, Walnut 2.0, whole genome shotgun sequence genomic region, the following are encoded:
- the LOC108990653 gene encoding uncharacterized protein LOC108990653 isoform X2 encodes MALMGEEGRGYELARKLETCRVWRSWLGDSKYADFVDFLASPSSWEAFMRTDESNSRAHIHLQLRVRALLFDKASISLFFRSNPSSSSSLASSSIAVSKLNPSYLRLRGDDVYFTLENSAQDGAQQREGGVSSNTASSKIQSRVSFSVGSRYGESEIDNVSQRFRNEELPETWYNQFIEKYRGSKPYRLSSANHEFDKRTPEAMSSYLRLLEKHKKRRLAFMDDHLLENASNMHPNSVLNGSNSIEDDTPFFPEVMFTLNCVPDSALPPAERVDENRKVEFYGVLDTLPQVMTRSPVMIERLGIRPESLSMGQGGSLYRGKLGLEGNRKCLGPEQASQMSEKVIANMLTSVGFGGSSEVPMEVFSQMLSSHICKLGRILKVLADSYRKQCSATELLKMFLKTLGYSNVGSLAELVKDGSRNFVQQTPQQHQGIQPQLQSQHHSSVLLPQQQQQLDRMRRRQPSTPRPVMDMEKDKPMVQVKIENPAELPLDGNTFNSISARHGQIQFRPQQIAAMPNLHAQPGSQLRQIPSLQMPQIQTQNMGIVRTPPVKVEGFQELMGGDATSKHDTEENRLMSPLSK; translated from the exons ATGGCTCTAATGGGGGAGGAGGGTCGGGGCTACGAACTGGCCAGAAAGCTTGAGACCTGCCGGGTGTGGCGCTCGTGGCTGGGCGACTCCAAATACGCCGACTTCGTCGATTTCCTCGCCTCGCCTTCCTCATGGGAAGCCTTCATGCGGACCGACGAGTCCAATTCTAGGGCTCATATCCATCTCCAACTCCGGGTTCGAGCGCTCCTCTTCGACAAAGCCagcatctctctcttcttccgCTCCAATCCGTCGTCTTCTTCGTCTCTAGCGTCTTCTTCTATTGCAGTTTCGAAGCTCAATCCGAGTT ATTTGAGATTGCGCGGTGATGACGTTTACTTCACGTTGGAGAACTCTGCACAAGACGGGGCACAACAGCGGGAAGGTGGTGTTTCGTCCAATACGGCGTCGTCCAAG ATTCAATCAAGGGTCAGTTTCAGCGTTGGATCAAGATATGGTGAATCTGAGATTGACAATGTATCACAGAGATTTAGGAATGAAGAACTGCCTGAAACATGGTATAACCAGTTCATTGAGAAGTATAGAGGTAGCAAACCATATAGGTTGTCATCTGCAAACCATGAATTTGACAAACGTACACCTGAAGCAATGTCTTCTTATTTGAGACTTCTTGAGAAGCATAAGAAAAGGCGTTTAGCATTTATGGATGATCACTTGTTGGAAAATGCATCAAACATGCATCCGAATTCTGTCTTAAATGGAAGTAATTCAATTGAAGATGATACACCTTTTTTCCCCGAGGTGATGTTTACATTGAACTGTGTACCTGACAGTGCACTCCCCCCTGCAGAGAGAGTGGATGAAAACCGGAAAGTGGAGTTCTATGGAGTTCTAGATACCTTGCCTCAAGTTATGACCAGGAGTCCTGTGATGATTGAGAGGCTTGGTATCAGGCCTGAGTCCCTTAGTATGGGACAAGGAGGAAGCTTATATCGTGGAAAACTAGGGTTGGAAGGGAACAGGAAATGTCTTGGTCCAGAGCAAGCATCACAAATGTCTGAAAAGGTAATAGCAAACATGTTGACAAGTGTGGGGTTTGGTGGTTCCTCGGAAGTTCCAATGGAAGTCTTCTCTCAGATGCTGAGCTCTCATATATGTAAATTAGGCCGGATATTGAAGGTCCTTGCTGATAGTTACAGAAAGCAGTGTTCAGCTACTGAACTACTTAAGATGTTCCTTAAAACATTGGGATATAG TAATGTAGGGTCTTTAGCAGAGCTGGTAAAGGATGGCTCCAGGAATTTTGTACAACAAACTCCGCAACAACATCAGGGAATCCAGCCGCAATTGCAGTCACAGCACCATAGTTCCGTTCTACTTCCCCAGCAA cagcagcagctggATAGAATGCGAAGACGCCAACCATCCACTCCTCGCCCTGTTATGGATATGGAGAAAGACAAACCAATGGTTCAAGTTAAGATTGAAAACCCAGCAGAATTACCATTGGATGGTAATACCTTCAACTCTATCAGTGCCAGGCATGGCCAGATACAGTTCCGGCCACAACAAATTGCTGCAATGCCAAATCTCCATGCTCAACCAGGCAGTCAACTTAGACAGATCCCTTCCCTTCAAATGCCCCAAATCCAGACTCA GAACATGGGCATTGTTAGAACCCCACCAGTGAAGGTGGAGGGATTTCAGGAATTGATGGGTGGGGATGCTACATCAAAGCATGATACAGAAGAAAATAGGCTGATGTCCCCCTTGAGCAAATAG
- the LOC108990653 gene encoding uncharacterized protein LOC108990653 isoform X1 yields the protein MALMGEEGRGYELARKLETCRVWRSWLGDSKYADFVDFLASPSSWEAFMRTDESNSRAHIHLQLRVRALLFDKASISLFFRSNPSSSSSLASSSIAVSKLNPSYLRLRGDDVYFTLENSAQDGAQQREGGVSSNTASSKIQSRVSFSVGSRYGESEIDNVSQRFRNEELPETWYNQFIEKYRGSKPYRLSSANHEFDKRTPEAMSSYLRLLEKHKKRRLAFMDDHLLENASNMHPNSVLNGSNSIEDDTPFFPEVMFTLNCVPDSALPPAERVDENRKVEFYGVLDTLPQVMTRSPVMIERLGIRPESLSMGQGGSLYRGKLGLEGNRKCLGPEQASQMSEKVIANMLTSVGFGGSSEVPMEVFSQMLSSHICKLGRILKVLADSYRKQCSATELLKMFLKTLGYSNVGSLAELVKDGSRNFVQQTPQQHQGIQPQLQSQHHSSVLLPQQMPRQMHTQMQQIVHPQNLSFQQQQQLDRMRRRQPSTPRPVMDMEKDKPMVQVKIENPAELPLDGNTFNSISARHGQIQFRPQQIAAMPNLHAQPGSQLRQIPSLQMPQIQTQNMGIVRTPPVKVEGFQELMGGDATSKHDTEENRLMSPLSK from the exons ATGGCTCTAATGGGGGAGGAGGGTCGGGGCTACGAACTGGCCAGAAAGCTTGAGACCTGCCGGGTGTGGCGCTCGTGGCTGGGCGACTCCAAATACGCCGACTTCGTCGATTTCCTCGCCTCGCCTTCCTCATGGGAAGCCTTCATGCGGACCGACGAGTCCAATTCTAGGGCTCATATCCATCTCCAACTCCGGGTTCGAGCGCTCCTCTTCGACAAAGCCagcatctctctcttcttccgCTCCAATCCGTCGTCTTCTTCGTCTCTAGCGTCTTCTTCTATTGCAGTTTCGAAGCTCAATCCGAGTT ATTTGAGATTGCGCGGTGATGACGTTTACTTCACGTTGGAGAACTCTGCACAAGACGGGGCACAACAGCGGGAAGGTGGTGTTTCGTCCAATACGGCGTCGTCCAAG ATTCAATCAAGGGTCAGTTTCAGCGTTGGATCAAGATATGGTGAATCTGAGATTGACAATGTATCACAGAGATTTAGGAATGAAGAACTGCCTGAAACATGGTATAACCAGTTCATTGAGAAGTATAGAGGTAGCAAACCATATAGGTTGTCATCTGCAAACCATGAATTTGACAAACGTACACCTGAAGCAATGTCTTCTTATTTGAGACTTCTTGAGAAGCATAAGAAAAGGCGTTTAGCATTTATGGATGATCACTTGTTGGAAAATGCATCAAACATGCATCCGAATTCTGTCTTAAATGGAAGTAATTCAATTGAAGATGATACACCTTTTTTCCCCGAGGTGATGTTTACATTGAACTGTGTACCTGACAGTGCACTCCCCCCTGCAGAGAGAGTGGATGAAAACCGGAAAGTGGAGTTCTATGGAGTTCTAGATACCTTGCCTCAAGTTATGACCAGGAGTCCTGTGATGATTGAGAGGCTTGGTATCAGGCCTGAGTCCCTTAGTATGGGACAAGGAGGAAGCTTATATCGTGGAAAACTAGGGTTGGAAGGGAACAGGAAATGTCTTGGTCCAGAGCAAGCATCACAAATGTCTGAAAAGGTAATAGCAAACATGTTGACAAGTGTGGGGTTTGGTGGTTCCTCGGAAGTTCCAATGGAAGTCTTCTCTCAGATGCTGAGCTCTCATATATGTAAATTAGGCCGGATATTGAAGGTCCTTGCTGATAGTTACAGAAAGCAGTGTTCAGCTACTGAACTACTTAAGATGTTCCTTAAAACATTGGGATATAG TAATGTAGGGTCTTTAGCAGAGCTGGTAAAGGATGGCTCCAGGAATTTTGTACAACAAACTCCGCAACAACATCAGGGAATCCAGCCGCAATTGCAGTCACAGCACCATAGTTCCGTTCTACTTCCCCAGCAA ATGCCTAGACAAATGCATACACAGATGCAGCAAATTGTTCATCCCCAGAATCTGTCTTttcaacagcagcagcagctggATAGAATGCGAAGACGCCAACCATCCACTCCTCGCCCTGTTATGGATATGGAGAAAGACAAACCAATGGTTCAAGTTAAGATTGAAAACCCAGCAGAATTACCATTGGATGGTAATACCTTCAACTCTATCAGTGCCAGGCATGGCCAGATACAGTTCCGGCCACAACAAATTGCTGCAATGCCAAATCTCCATGCTCAACCAGGCAGTCAACTTAGACAGATCCCTTCCCTTCAAATGCCCCAAATCCAGACTCA GAACATGGGCATTGTTAGAACCCCACCAGTGAAGGTGGAGGGATTTCAGGAATTGATGGGTGGGGATGCTACATCAAAGCATGATACAGAAGAAAATAGGCTGATGTCCCCCTTGAGCAAATAG
- the LOC108990654 gene encoding receptor-like cytosolic serine/threonine-protein kinase RBK1, with product MSVEESRGETGETPDIQTPEPHISTKKQEVSDDDESSPRGVLEIPVLGATESDHTGSSSFSSCISPTQKPAPTPQLRESHGGSQWKSVIEALKRKSMRFSIIPLLSASHEFSAKNLSRKLGWIRSAEDGIDNDGIPRPKPSWRSFDYAELAAATDNFSSENMIGKGGHAEVYKGCLSDGQVVAVKRLTKKKKEEEDRISDFLSELGIIAHINHPNAARLLGFGIDGGLHLVLQFSPHGSLASVLFGSSECLEWKIRFKVAIGVAEGLDYLHHNCHRRIIHRDIKASNILLTQDYDAQISDFGLAKWLPEKWAHHVVFPIEGTFGYLAPEYFMHGIVDEKTDVFAFGVLLLELITGRRAVDSSRQSLAIWAKPLLDTNNVKELADPRLGDAYDPSEMKRAMYAASMCIHHLSSMRPQMNGVVQILKAEEDGPLEPKTKSVAARSLVFNACDLEDYTSTTYLNDLNRHRQLVMME from the exons ATGTCCGTCGAAG AGAGCAGAGGAGAAACAGGGGAAACCCCAGATATACAAACGCCAGAACCTCATATTTCTACCAAGAAGCAGGAAGTTTCCGACGATGACGAGTCTTCCCCGAGAGGTGTGCTGGAAATCCCTGTTTTGGGTGCCACGGAATCGGACCACACCGGGAGCAGCAGTTTCAGCTCGTGTATCTCTCCCACGCAGAAACCGGCGCCGACTCCTCAGCTCCGAGAGAGCCACGGTGGGTCGCAGTGGAAGTCCGTGATCGAGGCCTTGAAGAGGAAATCCATGAGGTTCTCCATCATTCCCTTGCTGTCTGCGAGCCACGAGTTTTCCGCGAAAAATCTGAGCAGGAAGTTGGGTTGGATTCGGAGCGCCGAGGACGGGATTGACAACGATGGGATTCCCAGACCCAAGCCGTCTTGGAGGAGCTTTGATTATGCCGAGCTAGCAGCCGCTACGGATAATTTCAGTTCCG AGAACATGATTGGGAAAGGCGGGCATGCTGAGGTATACAAAGGATGCTTATCTGATGGTCAAGTTGTAGCAGTAAAAAGgctaacaaagaaaaagaaggaagaggaggatAGAATTAGTGATTTCTTGTCAGAGCTTGGGATTATTGCTCACATAAACCATCCCAATGCTGCTCGATTGCTTGGTTTTGGGATAGATGGGGGTCTGCACCTCGTCCTTCAGTTCTCCCCGCATGGCAGCCTTGCTTCTGTGCTATTTG GTTCATCTGAGTGTCTGGAGTGGAAGATAAGGTTTAAGGTGGCTATAGGGGTAGCGGAAGGATTGGATTATCTTCATCACAATTGCCATAGACGCATTATTCACAGAGACATCAAAGCCTCTAATATATTGCTCACCCAAGATTACGATGCTCAG ATTTCTGATTTCGGACTCGCAAAGTGGCTGCCAGAAAAATGGGCTCACCATGTTGTCTTTCCAATCGAAGGCACATTCGG GTACCTGGCCCCAGAGTATTTTATGCATGGGATTGTTGATGAGAAAACTGATGTCTTTGCATTCGGGGTACTATTACTGGAGCTCATTACTGGTCGACGTGCCGTTGATTCAAGTCGACAAAGCCTTGCCATATGG GCAAAGCCGCTGCTGGACACTAATAATGTCAAGGAATTAGCAGATCCACGATTAGGAGATGCTTACGATCCCAGCGAGATGAAACGTGCCATGTACGCGGCTTCAATGTGCATCCACCACTTATCCTCCATGCGTCCGCAGATGAACGGA GTTGTGCAGATACTCAAGGCAGAAGAAGATGGACCACTtgaaccaaaaacaaaatcagtGGCAGCAAGATCACTCGTTTTTAATGCTTGTGACCTGGAAGATTATACTTCCACCACTTATCTCAACGACCTCAATCGCCACAGGCAACTTGTGATGATGGAGTAA
- the LOC108990655 gene encoding uncharacterized protein LOC108990655 isoform X1, producing the protein MAPEIVLQLALLTLALAMFFAIHRLPKGALTKLRTKHRATLLSNRHFVQGSHLLDRARSTPHRIQSLTHAKSALLEAEKAVSLSPKDPAPHILKAMALDLLGHKTSALRSLDLALSSPRVRSIVGKERGDALVKRAELKLGMNRKRRVDSAVEDLVEAGRVSGDSNTRAYCLLGECYEWKGRKEEAREAFENALRVQPDSVAARHALDRLRVPKPLILSKVSPKGAARDPHVRVKVRTWPPLATTQ; encoded by the exons ATGGCGCCAGAAATTGTTCTTCAATTGGCGCTCCTAACCCTAGCGTTAGCAATGTTCTTCGCGATCCACAGGCTCCCCAAAGGGGCCCTAACCAAGCTCAGAACCAAGCACCGAGCAACCCTCCTGTCCAACCGCCACTTCGTCCAAGGGTCCCATCTCCTGGATCGGGCGCGATCCACACCCCACCGGATCCAATCCTTGACCCACGCCAAGTCAGCTCTGCTCGAAGCCGAGAAGGCCGTCTCGCTCTCACCGAAGGACCCGGCGCCTCACATCCTCAAAGCCATGGCTCTGGACCTCCTCGGCCACAAGACCTCCGCGCTGAGATCGCTGGACCTGGCCTTGTCCTCCCCGCGCGTGAGGTCAATCGTCGGGAAGGAGCGCGGGGACGCGCTGGTGAAGAGGGCAGAGTTGAAGCTGGGGATGAATCGGAAGCGACGAGTCGACTCGGCGGTGGAGGACCTGGTGGAGGCGGGGAGGGTGAGCGGGGATAGCAACACGAGGGCGTATTGTTTGCTGGGAGAGTGTTACGAGTGGAAAGGAAGGAAAGAGGAGGCCAGAGAGGCATTCGAGAACGCCTTAAGGGTCCAGCCTGATTCGGTCGCGGCTCGCCATGCCTTGGATCGGTTGAG GGTCCCTAAGCCACTGATCTTATCGAAGGTTTCGCCAAAAGGAGCGGCACGTGATCCACACGTGCGGGTCAAAGTTCGCACGTGGCCTCCACTCGCCACCACACAGTAG
- the LOC108990655 gene encoding uncharacterized protein LOC108990655 isoform X2, which yields MAPEIVLQLALLTLALAMFFAIHRLPKGALTKLRTKHRATLLSNRHFVQGSHLLDRARSTPHRIQSLTHAKSALLEAEKAVSLSPKDPAPHILKAMALDLLGHKTSALRSLDLALSSPRVRSIVGKERGDALVKRAELKLGMNRKRRVDSAVEDLVEAGRVSGDSNTRAYCLLGECYEWKGRKEEAREAFENALRVQPDSVAARHALDRLSMEKWRLMFFGDQRPPRAPL from the exons ATGGCGCCAGAAATTGTTCTTCAATTGGCGCTCCTAACCCTAGCGTTAGCAATGTTCTTCGCGATCCACAGGCTCCCCAAAGGGGCCCTAACCAAGCTCAGAACCAAGCACCGAGCAACCCTCCTGTCCAACCGCCACTTCGTCCAAGGGTCCCATCTCCTGGATCGGGCGCGATCCACACCCCACCGGATCCAATCCTTGACCCACGCCAAGTCAGCTCTGCTCGAAGCCGAGAAGGCCGTCTCGCTCTCACCGAAGGACCCGGCGCCTCACATCCTCAAAGCCATGGCTCTGGACCTCCTCGGCCACAAGACCTCCGCGCTGAGATCGCTGGACCTGGCCTTGTCCTCCCCGCGCGTGAGGTCAATCGTCGGGAAGGAGCGCGGGGACGCGCTGGTGAAGAGGGCAGAGTTGAAGCTGGGGATGAATCGGAAGCGACGAGTCGACTCGGCGGTGGAGGACCTGGTGGAGGCGGGGAGGGTGAGCGGGGATAGCAACACGAGGGCGTATTGTTTGCTGGGAGAGTGTTACGAGTGGAAAGGAAGGAAAGAGGAGGCCAGAGAGGCATTCGAGAACGCCTTAAGGGTCCAGCCTGATTCGGTCGCGGCTCGCCATGCCTTGGATCGGTTGAG CATGGAGAAGTGGCGCTTGATGTTTTTCGGTGACCAACGACCACCACGTGCCCCACTGTAG